The window CCAACCAAGCTACACCAAACTCAAGATCCacataaaaaagtattttaaaaaattatttcactaatatatattttaaacaattaaaataaatatatagatgtCCCCTTATGATAGGCAGGTCGACTGAGAAGATTTCtagattttcttttcctttttacattttctttttctttttcttcttatcgggtttttttccttcttctttttctttacgGAAATGGATATAAAATTTAAGGAGATAACTCTAAGCTTGTAAATTTAGGAAATTGAGCGAATTTGTCAAATGCAAATGGAGAAGATGAGGGCAAAGATGATGAAATGGTTGTGAagggtgtatatatatatatatatatacacatttatatatatgatgttagtgggctattttttttttttaaaaaaaaatacaagaatcacacattttaatttatttatttttttacttttttttaaatgtcAAGTTAGCCTTAAGGGTTGAAAATAATTTACAAAGTTATTAAGTGGGTAATAAATAATTGCTCATATTATTTcgggtctaaagtaagttatgcGAACAAGTTCAGgagtaaaataatatcttttcTCTTAGgataatttagttttaaaaaaaactcatcaaattttcaaaatgtcCTTTTTTGAGGATGACTATAGACACGTaaatacatatcaagaaaaggaAGCACATCCATTTAATTTGAATGAACATATGAATTTTGCATGTAGCCTTTTGGAGGATCACTATCAACATGTAAAAATATATCAAGGAATCAAAAATTGTAGCACATTTTGTTGCATAGTTAAATAAGTTTATGGAAGATTAATATAGTACAATTATAGACTTCCAATTTGTTACATAAAGTCCACTAGGCATACGGTATAGATTTTAATATGTTACCATTCAAAAACAGGGTAATTATGATTTATGACACtccaaatattattattttgttagaaACAAATAACTAGCTTATACACTGAAGTGTCGTTTATTATATAGTGATACTAATAACTAATCTTctatcttgattcttttatttccCTTATTGAGGTTTCTTATTATATGAGGTATGCCTTTTCTAGTCaagaaaaagagtaaaatatatgCGTGTATATCTATCACTGGGTATAAAATAAGTGTTTGATTTTTTAGATGTCTGAAAATACcccataattacatgactgaaaatTGACTGGCATAATGTGACCAAATTTAGAGTCAAAATTAACTGCACGATATGGTCTTTAAGGTATTATAACAACTTACCTAATTAAATGTTGTTAACATCCTAAAAGTCAAATGTTTTGAAGTTGGAGATTAAAACTAAATAGggtatatattttaatatgttaccatttaaaactaaaataattatgaCACTCAAAATTTTGCTATTCTATAATTAATGGGATtcaatttaaaatattacatTGATTGTCCTCTTTAACTATATTACTTGATTTGGTAATACATTTATAATTCTTCCTaaactaataaattaaaattttaataggatatatattttaatatgttaccatttaaaactaaaataattaagaCACTCCAAATTTTGCTATTCTATAGTTAATGAGATTCAATTTGAAATATCACACACGGTGGCTCAAGGTAAAGGTTACTAAGTCTTAGTTTTAGGCCCtaaaattttgaggcctcaaaatttttaatagaaactacacttgaaataataatggaaaattgtgaaatgcattttaaaaaaatatctaaataataataataataataataataataataataataataataataataaaaagggagaaaaagttatctcatttttacaagaaatattttaaaactttgaattaaataacttagactttatattaataaataacgTTTTAACAACAACATCCTAGTTAATGCATTGCAAATAAATGGCTAACATCTTATTAAGAAcaattaattcttatttttattaataatcatattaatacgTGAAGTTAAAGGTTAagtgtcttttaaaaatactacATCGAAACAACTACTATGCAATAATAAATAAGTCTTCTAAATTATTACAGTAGTATTTTTGTGTGTATATTTATAGATGTCCTATTAAAATTTTGCTCTAggtcactaattttattgagacgtgCTGATATCACATTGAATTGTCTTCTTTAACTATATTACTTGATTTGATAATACAtttataatttttcccaaattgataaattaaaattttaaattcatatcatatttattttatttagcctctttttctttatatgtcTGGTACTATCTGCAACTATTTAAAAATTTGGTAATCTAtcttttaattgatatttttctccttattcttttcacACTATCctataaaataattagtaagaaattaaatatggattGTTACATTATTGAccattttctcctataaatacaTACTTGCTCCTTATTTTTTCAACTCAATACCCAAAGAAGTGGACTCGAAATTCATGTTCAATccttaattatattatatatagctACCTAGCTAGCAGAATATTGAGTTTAATTTGTCATGGCTTCTAATGGAGTTAATGATCATCTAGAAAAGAGGACAAAGGAGGAGAAAGCGATAGATGATTGGCTACCGATAACGTCGGATCGGAATGCCAAGTGGTGGTTCTCAACCATGCACAATGTGACAGCCATGGTTGGTGCTGGTGTTCTTAGTCTCCCTTTTGCCATGTCTCAGATGGGATGGGGACCTGGTGTAACAGCAATGTTACTATCTTGGATTATAACTTTTTATACAATCTGGCAAATGGTGGAGATGCATGAAATGATACCTGGCAAGAGATTTGATAGGTACCACGAGCTAGGCCAGTACGCGTTTGGTGAAAAACTTGGCCTATGGATTGTCGTGCCACAACAAATCGTAGTAGAGGTTAGCACTTGCATTATTTACATGGTCACTGGTGGTAAATCATTGAAAAAATTTCAAGATATTGTTTTCCCACATACCAAACCACTAAAGCTCACATATTTCATCCTCTTCTTCTCCGTTATCGAATTTTTCCTGTCTCTCCTGCCGAATTTCAACTCACTCTCCTCTGTCTCCTTTGTTGCCGCGATTTTGTCCATCACTTACTCTATCGTGGCGTGGACTACGTCACTAAAGGAACATGATGCAGCAGTAGTTAGTTATGATCCAAGGAGTGACAAAAATTCAGACAATGTGTTTATGTTTTTGAGTGCCTTAGGGAATGTAGCATTTGCATATGCTGGAcataatgtagttcttgaaattCAAGCTACAATTCCTTCTACAccagagaaaccttcaacaaaggCAATGTGGAGAGGTGTATGGATAGCTTATTTGGTAGTGGCATTCTGTTATTTGCCAGTGGCTTTCATTGGATATTGGGCGTTTGGTAATGGAGTGGATGATAATATTTTGCTCACACTACATAGACCTACCTGGCTTATTGCAGCTGCTAACATCTTTGTGGTGGTTCATGTCATTGGGAGTTACCAGGTTTATGCAATGCCAGTATTTGACATGATAGAGACATATGCTGTGAAGTCATTAAAATTTAAACCATCAACTCCTCTTCGTGTCTTTCTGCGTATGGTTTTTGTTGCATTCACATTGTTTGTGGCCTTGACATTTCCATTCTTTGGAGGTTTAATGGGATTCTTTGGAGGGTTTGCTCTTGCACCAACCTCATACTATCTTCCATGTATCATCTGGCTTATTCTCAAAAAGCCCAAAAGATTTGGCTTGTCATGGACTATCAATTGGTTATGCATCATAGTGGGTGTACTTTTGACT of the Capsicum annuum cultivar UCD-10X-F1 chromosome 11, UCD10Xv1.1, whole genome shotgun sequence genome contains:
- the LOC107848562 gene encoding lysine histidine transporter-like 2, whose product is MASNGVNDHLEKRTKEEKAIDDWLPITSDRNAKWWFSTMHNVTAMVGAGVLSLPFAMSQMGWGPGVTAMLLSWIITFYTIWQMVEMHEMIPGKRFDRYHELGQYAFGEKLGLWIVVPQQIVVEVSTCIIYMVTGGKSLKKFQDIVFPHTKPLKLTYFILFFSVIEFFLSLLPNFNSLSSVSFVAAILSITYSIVAWTTSLKEHDAAVVSYDPRSDKNSDNVFMFLSALGNVAFAYAGHNVVLEIQATIPSTPEKPSTKAMWRGVWIAYLVVAFCYLPVAFIGYWAFGNGVDDNILLTLHRPTWLIAAANIFVVVHVIGSYQVYAMPVFDMIETYAVKSLKFKPSTPLRVFLRMVFVAFTLFVALTFPFFGGLMGFFGGFALAPTSYYLPCIIWLILKKPKRFGLSWTINWLCIIVGVLLTLLSPIGGLWSIIKDAKTYHFYQ